One Serpentinicella alkaliphila DNA segment encodes these proteins:
- a CDS encoding YIEGIA family protein produces MDKDFIAILISFVMGIMARTYMMKIDYRQYPTYPQSYLSHLTLGFIAAGLGAVVIPAFSQKEYMAITFLALAAQHFRDVRSLERQSLDNIEPTELVPRGTAYIEDIAKRFEARNYMSILTATGTGAGFYLAGYFGNSTIVAVVIGAIVGVVFIVGLNRLLKVNVIQDIADVKPVDITFEGPLLKLADTIVMNIGLKSSREIYLKNGVAVEITPKNKYAAAILSNIGQRQAIQHNSAIMLGIRKDVDEPDFTPIARLNPKNGNVVMAIVVRDPDIKKYVEAVKSTPVLESSKRKPIDN; encoded by the coding sequence TTGGATAAAGATTTTATTGCAATATTGATTTCATTTGTAATGGGGATAATGGCTAGGACATATATGATGAAAATCGACTATAGACAATATCCGACTTATCCCCAGTCCTATCTGTCCCATTTGACCTTAGGGTTTATAGCTGCAGGCTTAGGTGCCGTTGTAATTCCAGCTTTTTCACAAAAAGAGTATATGGCAATTACTTTTTTGGCTCTAGCTGCCCAGCATTTTAGAGATGTTAGAAGTCTTGAACGTCAAAGTCTAGATAATATTGAACCAACAGAGCTTGTACCTAGAGGGACAGCATATATAGAGGATATAGCTAAAAGGTTTGAAGCAAGAAATTATATGTCTATATTAACTGCTACAGGAACAGGTGCAGGCTTCTATTTGGCTGGTTACTTTGGTAATAGCACTATAGTAGCTGTTGTTATAGGAGCTATAGTGGGAGTAGTCTTTATAGTAGGTTTGAATAGACTTCTGAAGGTTAATGTAATTCAAGATATTGCTGATGTAAAGCCTGTAGATATTACTTTTGAGGGCCCATTATTAAAGTTAGCTGATACCATTGTTATGAATATCGGATTAAAATCTTCAAGAGAAATATATTTAAAAAATGGTGTAGCAGTTGAAATAACGCCTAAAAATAAATATGCCGCTGCAATTTTGTCAAACATTGGTCAAAGACAAGCAATACAGCATAATTCGGCTATAATGCTAGGAATTAGGAAAGATGTTGATGAACCTGATTTCACACCTATTGCAAGGTTAAATCCCAAAAATGGTAATGTTGTAATGGCTATAGTAGTAAGAGATCCTGATATTAAGAAATATGTTGAAGCAGTTAAAAGCACTCCGGTTTTAGAGAGCTCCAAAAGAAAACCTATAGATAATTAA
- a CDS encoding capping complex subunit for YIEGIA, translating to MKFGIKELIIAIITTNKEFVDSSTAPVFIAQNEEEKERIALLVSKTTMGMVHDIGHGTYIIVKH from the coding sequence ATGAAGTTTGGAATAAAGGAGTTAATTATAGCGATAATTACAACTAATAAAGAATTTGTAGATAGTTCTACGGCTCCTGTTTTCATTGCACAAAATGAAGAAGAAAAAGAGCGTATAGCTTTATTAGTTTCGAAAACTACAATGGGAATGGTTCACGATATTGGACATGGAACATATATAATAGTAAAACATTAA
- a CDS encoding DUF3189 family protein has protein sequence MKIIYTTKKDNYAAVKAAYLHLNLTNDFNKEDVEMEPMRFYYLGLDKEDNEIYVVNYFKNKHIYNNIVEGLARLYNQGVLIVDID, from the coding sequence TTGAAAATTATTTACACAACAAAGAAGGATAATTATGCAGCTGTAAAAGCTGCATATCTTCATTTAAATTTAACTAATGATTTTAATAAAGAAGATGTAGAAATGGAGCCTATGAGATTTTATTACTTAGGTTTAGATAAAGAAGATAATGAAATATATGTCGTAAATTACTTTAAAAATAAGCATATATACAATAATATTGTTGAAGGCTTAGCCAGATTATATAATCAAGGTGTTTTAATTGTTGATATTGATTAG
- a CDS encoding DUF3189 family protein: MKIFYCCYGGAHTSVVAASVHLGYLPSDRIPTTEEVLSIPNYDKSPNLKVGTPLFMGVDEFANEVFVMGMGHNRDYFAKLTYEYSRLLSNGDTSGIRIINALSCINNYIRLGGFLSRRVNLVKIGRPITVYGIRKNYKYFVALVKNFKSTINID, translated from the coding sequence ATGAAAATTTTTTACTGTTGTTATGGTGGAGCCCATACATCTGTAGTTGCTGCATCAGTACATTTAGGATATTTACCCTCAGACCGTATACCTACAACAGAAGAGGTTTTATCGATACCGAATTATGATAAAAGTCCTAATCTAAAGGTAGGCACACCTCTTTTCATGGGAGTTGATGAATTCGCAAATGAGGTTTTTGTAATGGGAATGGGTCATAATCGAGACTATTTTGCAAAATTAACCTATGAGTACTCCCGATTATTATCAAATGGAGATACTTCTGGTATTAGAATAATAAATGCCCTTTCTTGTATAAACAATTATATTAGATTGGGTGGATTTTTATCTAGAAGGGTAAACTTGGTTAAAATAGGTAGGCCTATAACAGTTTATGGTATAAGAAAAAATTATAAATACTTTGTTGCACTAGTAAAAAATTTTAAAAGTACAATAAACATTGACTGA
- a CDS encoding DUF512 domain-containing protein, whose protein sequence is MKETNVKNIISKVYPNSIAEEVGIEVGDVLVSINGEEIEDIIEYKFFLSDEYLEIAIEKADGEIWDIEIEKDYDEDLGIEFENPTICDARSCRNKCIFCFIDQLPKDMRDSLYFKDDDSRLSFLLGNYITLTNMSDDDINKIISYRISPINISVHTTNGDLRKKMLNNKFAGKILDIIHRFSENDINMNCQIVLCPDINDKQELDKTIQDLGKYADNINSVAVVPVGLTRFREGLFNLRTFTKDEAIEVINQVVNYQKQFKKSLGRNFVHLADEFYILADIPFPPYNSYDDFHQLENGVGLVVKFQQEFYDALNRINSDKKQNKKITVVTGEIAYRIIKNLCDDLMRKVNNLNIEVIKVVNHFFGGYVTVSGLVTGQDILDALKDVDLGAKLIIPESMLKSGEEVFLDDITISDLKNRLNREVVVSSVDGAEFVKKLLND, encoded by the coding sequence TTGAAAGAAACAAATGTTAAGAATATAATAAGTAAAGTATATCCAAATAGTATAGCAGAAGAGGTAGGAATTGAAGTAGGAGATGTGCTTGTAAGTATTAATGGCGAAGAAATTGAAGATATAATTGAATATAAGTTTTTTTTATCAGATGAATATTTAGAAATTGCTATAGAAAAAGCAGATGGAGAAATATGGGATATAGAAATTGAAAAGGATTATGATGAGGACTTGGGTATAGAATTTGAGAACCCAACAATTTGTGATGCGAGAAGTTGTAGAAATAAATGTATTTTTTGTTTTATTGACCAATTACCAAAAGACATGAGAGATAGCCTTTACTTTAAAGATGATGACTCAAGGCTATCATTTTTATTAGGAAATTACATTACATTAACAAATATGAGTGATGATGACATAAATAAAATTATTAGTTATAGAATTAGCCCTATAAATATTTCTGTTCATACAACAAATGGTGATTTAAGAAAAAAAATGCTTAATAATAAGTTTGCGGGGAAAATATTAGATATTATACATAGATTTTCAGAAAACGATATTAATATGAATTGTCAAATAGTATTATGTCCGGATATTAATGATAAGCAGGAGTTAGATAAAACTATACAAGATTTAGGAAAATATGCAGATAATATTAATAGTGTAGCCGTAGTACCAGTAGGATTAACTAGATTTAGGGAAGGACTATTTAATCTAAGAACATTCACTAAGGATGAGGCTATTGAAGTTATTAATCAGGTTGTAAACTATCAAAAACAATTTAAAAAGAGTCTAGGAAGAAATTTTGTGCATTTAGCAGATGAGTTTTATATACTAGCTGATATACCTTTTCCACCATATAATAGTTACGATGATTTCCATCAGTTAGAAAATGGAGTAGGCTTAGTTGTAAAATTTCAGCAAGAATTTTATGATGCATTAAATAGAATTAATAGTGACAAGAAACAAAATAAAAAAATAACAGTAGTTACCGGAGAAATAGCATATAGAATAATTAAGAATTTATGTGATGATTTAATGAGAAAAGTTAATAATCTCAATATAGAGGTTATTAAAGTAGTTAATCATTTCTTTGGAGGATATGTAACAGTAAGCGGCCTAGTTACTGGACAGGATATTTTAGATGCACTTAAGGACGTTGATTTGGGTGCAAAATTAATAATACCTGAATCTATGCTTAAATCTGGGGAAGAGGTTTTTCTAGACGACATAACTATTAGTGATTTAAAAAATAGGCTAAATAGAGAAGTAGTAGTAAGTTCAGTAGATGGTGCTGAATTTGTAAAGAAATTACTAAATGATTAA
- the der gene encoding ribosome biogenesis GTPase Der, with translation MARPMVAVVGRPNVGKSTFFNKVAGKRISIVEDKPGVTRDRIYTEVEWLSYNFTMIDTGGIEPDSDEIIPAQMRRQAELAIETANVILFMLDGRAGLTSADREIADMLRKSKKPVVLAINKVDTKEKSDYFYDYYELGLGDPNEISSSLGLGIGDLLDEIVKHFASIEENEYDEEVIKVAVIGKPNVGKSSLINRILGEDRVIVSDIAGTTRDAIDTPFTHGEDQYVLIDTAGIRRKSKITEDVEKYSVIRAIAAVERADVCLLVIDASEGVTEQDKKIAGYSHDNGKGLIIVINKWDLIEKDTHTMNEFTKTIREELAFCPYAPILFISALTGQRTNKILEQVKYVANQNAMRIQTGTLNEVIGEAILLHQAPSDKGKQLKIFYGTQAAVKPPTFVLFINDRELMHFSYERYIENRIREYFNFEGTPIRFIYREKTGGQ, from the coding sequence ATGGCAAGACCAATGGTTGCTGTAGTTGGAAGACCTAATGTAGGAAAATCTACTTTTTTTAATAAAGTAGCTGGAAAGAGAATTTCTATAGTTGAGGACAAACCAGGTGTAACAAGAGACAGAATTTATACTGAGGTTGAATGGCTAAGCTATAATTTTACTATGATTGATACTGGGGGAATTGAGCCAGATTCCGATGAGATAATTCCTGCTCAAATGAGAAGACAAGCAGAACTAGCAATTGAAACTGCTAACGTAATTTTATTTATGCTAGATGGTAGAGCGGGCTTAACATCTGCGGATAGAGAAATAGCAGATATGCTTAGAAAATCTAAAAAGCCTGTTGTATTAGCTATAAATAAAGTTGATACAAAAGAAAAATCAGACTATTTCTATGATTACTATGAGCTAGGCCTAGGAGACCCTAATGAAATATCATCCTCCCTTGGATTAGGGATAGGTGATTTATTAGATGAGATTGTTAAACATTTCGCTTCAATTGAAGAAAATGAGTACGATGAAGAGGTTATAAAGGTAGCAGTGATTGGAAAACCGAATGTAGGTAAATCATCTCTCATTAATCGTATTCTAGGTGAAGATAGGGTTATAGTAAGTGATATAGCAGGTACTACAAGAGATGCAATAGATACACCTTTTACTCACGGTGAGGATCAATACGTTCTAATAGATACGGCCGGGATAAGACGCAAGAGTAAAATTACAGAGGATGTAGAAAAGTATAGTGTAATTCGAGCTATAGCAGCTGTAGAAAGAGCAGATGTGTGTTTACTAGTTATTGACGCTTCCGAAGGTGTTACGGAACAGGATAAAAAAATAGCTGGGTATAGTCATGATAATGGAAAGGGTTTAATCATAGTAATAAATAAATGGGATCTTATTGAAAAGGATACCCATACTATGAATGAGTTTACTAAGACAATAAGAGAAGAGCTTGCTTTCTGTCCTTACGCACCTATACTATTTATTTCTGCCTTAACTGGACAAAGAACAAATAAAATTTTAGAACAAGTTAAATATGTTGCAAATCAAAATGCTATGAGAATTCAAACAGGTACTTTAAATGAGGTTATCGGTGAAGCTATATTATTACATCAAGCACCTTCAGATAAAGGAAAACAATTAAAAATATTCTATGGTACTCAAGCAGCGGTTAAACCACCTACATTTGTCCTATTTATAAATGATAGGGAATTAATGCATTTTTCATATGAGAGATATATTGAAAATAGAATAAGAGAATATTTTAATTTTGAAGGTACTCCAATAAGATTTATATATAGAGAAAAAACCGGGGGGCAATAA
- the plsY gene encoding glycerol-3-phosphate 1-O-acyltransferase PlsY, which yields MTIFIVVVAYLIGNISTSFIVAKLMADVDIRSVGSGNAGSTNVLRTLGKKAAAITFLGDSLKGVVAVLIARFFGLHENIELFAGISVVIGHNWPVFLKFKGGKGIATTIGVTLAINYIAALICLSIGIAILIRTKYVSLASITAITIFPIFLFFQSREYFIFALILCLLAIYRHRENIQRLLNGTERKIGEKAGVR from the coding sequence ATGACCATTTTCATAGTAGTTGTTGCATATTTAATTGGTAATATTTCTACTTCCTTTATTGTGGCTAAATTAATGGCAGATGTTGATATTAGAAGTGTAGGAAGTGGTAATGCAGGATCTACTAATGTTCTTAGAACACTGGGTAAAAAAGCAGCAGCTATTACCTTTTTAGGAGATAGCTTAAAAGGTGTTGTTGCAGTATTAATAGCAAGATTTTTTGGACTACATGAAAATATAGAGCTATTTGCAGGAATCTCTGTTGTAATTGGTCATAATTGGCCTGTATTTTTAAAATTCAAAGGCGGAAAGGGTATTGCAACTACTATTGGAGTTACCCTGGCCATTAATTATATCGCGGCACTTATATGTCTTTCTATCGGAATAGCAATATTAATACGTACAAAATATGTGTCATTAGCTTCAATTACCGCTATCACTATTTTTCCAATATTTTTGTTCTTCCAAAGCAGAGAGTATTTTATTTTTGCATTAATACTGTGCTTACTTGCTATATATAGACATAGGGAAAATATTCAGAGGTTATTAAATGGTACAGAAAGAAAGATTGGGGAAAAAGCAGGAGTTAGATAA
- a CDS encoding NAD(P)H-dependent glycerol-3-phosphate dehydrogenase → MTNYTIAVLGAGSWGTALAHLLANKGYQVNLWMRSNIQYNTMVETKENKKYLPGIQLSASLSYHLDIEKALSGAKIILVAVPTQQVRGLLKSCKQFINKDQVIVNVAKGLEQGTHYRISEVVKEELNDQPYAILSGPSHAEEVAKNMPTTVVVASKERGIAEFVQNTFMTDDFRVYTNPDVVGVELGGALKNVIAFGAGIVDGLGFGDNAKAALMTRGIREIARLGSSMGANVYTFAGLSGIGDLIVTCTSMHSRNRRAGILIGQGKSLNETLEEIGMVVEGITTTKVAYELSVKNNIDMPITEQINNVLYGDFNVKEAVINLMTRNKKQEIEEVIAEELIAW, encoded by the coding sequence ATGACTAATTATACTATTGCCGTACTAGGGGCAGGTAGTTGGGGAACTGCTTTAGCACACCTTCTAGCCAACAAAGGTTATCAAGTTAATTTGTGGATGAGAAGTAATATTCAATATAATACTATGGTTGAAACTAAAGAAAATAAAAAGTATTTACCTGGGATACAGTTATCAGCTTCTTTATCATATCATCTAGATATAGAAAAGGCATTATCAGGTGCTAAAATTATTTTAGTCGCAGTGCCTACTCAGCAAGTGAGAGGTCTATTAAAATCCTGTAAGCAGTTTATAAATAAAGATCAGGTTATAGTTAATGTTGCTAAGGGATTAGAGCAGGGTACTCACTATAGAATTTCTGAAGTTGTTAAGGAAGAGCTAAATGACCAACCCTATGCAATCCTTTCAGGACCCTCTCATGCGGAAGAAGTGGCAAAAAATATGCCAACTACAGTAGTAGTAGCCTCGAAGGAGAGAGGAATTGCTGAATTTGTACAGAATACTTTTATGACTGATGATTTTAGAGTTTATACAAATCCAGATGTAGTTGGAGTAGAATTAGGTGGTGCCCTTAAAAACGTAATAGCTTTTGGAGCTGGGATCGTTGATGGATTAGGTTTTGGTGACAATGCAAAGGCAGCTTTAATGACTAGAGGGATAAGAGAAATAGCTCGTCTAGGAAGTTCTATGGGTGCTAATGTTTATACTTTTGCTGGGCTATCAGGAATTGGTGACCTTATAGTAACATGTACAAGTATGCATAGTAGAAATAGAAGAGCTGGTATTTTAATAGGTCAGGGTAAGTCACTAAATGAGACACTTGAAGAAATAGGTATGGTTGTTGAGGGTATAACTACGACAAAAGTTGCCTATGAATTATCGGTTAAAAATAATATTGATATGCCAATAACAGAACAAATAAATAATGTACTTTATGGAGATTTTAATGTTAAGGAAGCAGTAATTAACTTAATGACGAGAAATAAGAAACAAGAAATTGAAGAAGTAATAGCTGAAGAGCTAATAGCATGGTAA
- the spoIVA gene encoding stage IV sporulation protein A, whose amino-acid sequence MEKYSIYSDIAQRTQGDIYIGVVGPVRTGKSTLIKRMMDLLVLPNIDNAYKKERAKDELPQSGAGKTITTTEPKFVPNEAVELFLKENASFKLRMIDCVGYLVDGALGHQENGSPRMVNTPWFEKQIPFEEAAEIGTKKVITEHSTIGLVVTTDGSVTDIDRNSYIKAEERVIRELKEIDKPFVIVLNTKYPQSEEAQTLKNRLEEKYEVSVVAKDCALMNVDDMNEILESVLFEFPINEINVNLPAWVESIESTHWLKGSIVNGIKTMLTNVRKLKDISLFVNGLNDVENIESVALKNIKMGDGSALVELKTDNNLFYTILNEKTGYNIEGEHQLIGMISELSKAKREYDKVAKALEAVKTLGYGVVPPSFDELTLEEPEIFRQGNQFGVKLRANAPSLHFIRADINTEVSPVVGTEKQSEELVRYLLEEFEQNPEKIWETNMFGKSLHDLVKEQLQNKLYLMPEDTRMKLQKTLQKIINEGNGLIAIIL is encoded by the coding sequence GTGGAAAAATATAGCATATACAGTGATATAGCACAACGTACACAAGGGGATATTTACATAGGCGTGGTAGGTCCAGTAAGAACGGGAAAATCAACTCTTATAAAGAGGATGATGGATTTACTTGTTTTACCAAACATTGATAACGCCTATAAAAAGGAAAGAGCTAAGGATGAATTACCACAAAGTGGTGCAGGAAAAACTATTACAACTACTGAACCTAAATTTGTTCCTAATGAAGCAGTAGAATTATTCTTAAAAGAAAATGCTTCGTTCAAGTTAAGAATGATTGACTGTGTCGGTTATTTAGTTGATGGAGCTTTAGGACATCAGGAAAATGGTAGTCCAAGAATGGTAAATACACCATGGTTCGAAAAGCAAATACCTTTTGAAGAGGCAGCGGAAATCGGAACTAAAAAAGTAATTACAGAGCATTCCACTATTGGTCTAGTGGTAACAACAGATGGCTCAGTGACGGACATCGATAGAAATAGTTATATTAAGGCAGAGGAAAGAGTTATTAGAGAGCTTAAAGAAATTGATAAGCCATTTGTAATTGTATTAAATACAAAATATCCTCAGTCTGAAGAAGCTCAAACACTGAAAAATAGGTTAGAGGAAAAGTATGAAGTATCAGTTGTAGCTAAGGACTGTGCTTTAATGAATGTTGATGACATGAATGAGATTTTAGAATCAGTTTTATTTGAGTTCCCAATCAATGAAATTAATGTTAACTTACCTGCTTGGGTTGAAAGTATTGAATCTACCCATTGGTTAAAGGGATCAATAGTAAATGGAATTAAGACTATGCTTACAAACGTTAGAAAATTAAAAGATATTTCATTATTCGTAAATGGACTAAATGATGTGGAGAATATTGAAAGTGTAGCACTAAAAAATATTAAAATGGGTGACGGCTCTGCCCTTGTAGAATTAAAAACAGATAATAACTTATTCTATACAATTCTTAATGAAAAGACAGGATATAACATTGAAGGTGAGCACCAATTAATTGGTATGATATCTGAACTATCTAAGGCTAAGAGAGAATATGACAAGGTTGCTAAAGCTCTAGAAGCAGTTAAGACTTTGGGTTATGGTGTTGTACCACCATCATTTGACGAACTGACTCTAGAAGAACCTGAAATATTTAGACAAGGAAATCAGTTTGGTGTTAAATTAAGAGCTAACGCTCCTTCACTCCACTTTATTAGAGCTGATATCAATACTGAGGTCTCACCAGTAGTTGGTACTGAAAAGCAAAGTGAAGAATTAGTTAGATATTTATTAGAAGAGTTCGAACAAAATCCAGAAAAAATTTGGGAAACAAATATGTTTGGTAAATCATTACACGACTTAGTAAAAGAACAATTACAAAATAAACTATACTTGATGCCAGAAGACACTAGAATGAAGCTACAAAAAACTTTACAAAAAATTATTAATGAAGGAAACGGTTTAATAGCTATAATCCTTTAG
- a CDS encoding CapA family protein, with protein MKNLKILIPILCMLMISSFIIIGEGKRSLESYTNVLKKIEGTEIGKIEKLEIDEVLMDNQNEVELSVMLLGDVCLATNFGNRNRFHEVYDNKGPEYFFQYMQEYFNRVDYVIANIENVFTDRKEYQKGKIYTYKATTQYLEVIEKSGITHLAVVNNHMQDYLQAGFEDSIALLDKKGIAWFGTNEFTTSNIELGNIKVDKKEIIDKEGIRVGLLSYYGFNTSYATDETINRDVTYLKEIEDVDYIICYVHWGGQGEYTVTQRQKDYGRKLIDFGVDLVVGGHPHVVQKNEVYKGKTIFYSLGDFMFVAKNPQKDPHGLMVELKLVKDIDGNIKEKFEYYPVLWGGSEKTNHYTPKVGSQKDLNSIIDKAGLKK; from the coding sequence ATGAAGAACTTAAAGATTCTTATACCCATACTATGCATGCTAATGATAAGCTCGTTTATAATTATAGGTGAGGGGAAAAGGAGTTTAGAAAGTTATACCAATGTACTAAAAAAAATAGAAGGAACTGAAATAGGAAAAATTGAAAAGCTAGAAATAGATGAGGTATTAATGGATAACCAAAACGAAGTAGAACTTAGTGTTATGTTGTTAGGTGATGTTTGTCTGGCAACAAATTTTGGTAATAGAAACAGATTTCATGAAGTTTATGATAATAAGGGTCCAGAATATTTCTTTCAGTATATGCAAGAATACTTTAATAGAGTAGATTATGTAATAGCAAATATAGAAAATGTATTTACCGACAGGAAAGAGTATCAAAAGGGAAAAATATATACATATAAAGCAACTACACAGTACTTAGAGGTAATAGAAAAAAGTGGAATAACTCATTTAGCAGTTGTAAATAACCATATGCAAGACTATTTACAAGCAGGCTTTGAAGACAGCATAGCATTGCTTGATAAGAAAGGTATAGCGTGGTTTGGTACAAATGAGTTCACGACTTCTAATATAGAGCTAGGAAATATAAAAGTTGATAAGAAAGAAATAATAGATAAAGAAGGAATTAGAGTAGGATTACTATCTTATTATGGGTTTAACACCTCCTATGCTACGGATGAAACAATAAACAGAGATGTAACCTATTTAAAAGAAATAGAGGATGTCGATTATATTATTTGCTATGTACATTGGGGAGGTCAAGGAGAATATACAGTAACACAAAGACAAAAGGATTATGGTAGAAAATTAATAGATTTTGGTGTTGACTTAGTAGTAGGGGGTCATCCCCATGTAGTACAAAAAAATGAAGTTTACAAGGGTAAAACGATTTTTTATAGTCTAGGTGATTTTATGTTTGTAGCTAAAAATCCACAAAAAGATCCTCATGGTTTAATGGTTGAATTAAAATTAGTAAAAGATATAGATGGTAATATAAAAGAGAAATTTGAGTATTATCCAGTATTATGGGGTGGTTCAGAAAAAACAAATCATTATACCCCGAAAGTTGGTTCGCAAAAAGATTTAAATAGTATAATAGATAAGGCTGGATTGAAGAAGTAG
- a CDS encoding L-lactate MFS transporter yields the protein METKEVNINRWSVVLGGVIVQFCLGALYTWSVFQKPIQQMFGWSSSEVSLAFSINLAIIPILMIVAGRLLPKYGPTRMVLLGAGVLSLGLVVSSRTTSLGMLYLGYGVLGGAGIGIAYGIPIATCVKWFPDKRGMISGLAVAGFGLGSVFYAPVATKLVESYGPLNTFFMQAIYTIIGVIIGGRLLKAAPDGYVPDGWVPPVQKAGVSNKTEYNFTPKEMLKTKEYYFLLIIYTFANIAGLMIIGHASPIGQQVAKLTPIEAGSIVSILAMVNTAGRMFWGTLSDKIGRVKVVFIMYLISAATMFSMNSLGSYWLYALGVALVAFCFGGAMGTFPSVAADFYGAKYVGMNYGFIFLAYSLGAIIGPRLASVVVESSGGSYEMAFLITGGLCTIGAVMSLFAKPPKAPNFIEEKVPS from the coding sequence ATGGAAACGAAAGAGGTAAACATCAATAGGTGGTCAGTTGTTTTAGGTGGCGTTATTGTGCAGTTTTGTTTAGGGGCTCTCTATACTTGGAGTGTTTTTCAAAAACCAATACAACAAATGTTCGGCTGGTCATCATCTGAGGTTTCCCTGGCGTTTTCAATTAATCTAGCTATAATTCCTATACTGATGATTGTTGCAGGACGACTCCTTCCGAAATATGGGCCAACGAGAATGGTACTATTAGGAGCAGGAGTATTGTCCTTAGGTTTAGTAGTTTCATCCAGAACAACCTCTTTAGGGATGTTATATTTAGGATATGGGGTATTAGGTGGAGCAGGAATAGGTATTGCATATGGAATTCCTATAGCTACATGTGTTAAATGGTTCCCAGATAAACGGGGTATGATTTCGGGGCTAGCAGTTGCGGGATTTGGACTGGGTTCTGTTTTCTATGCACCCGTTGCGACTAAGTTAGTTGAAAGCTATGGTCCACTAAATACTTTTTTTATGCAAGCAATATATACCATAATTGGAGTTATAATTGGGGGAAGACTATTAAAGGCTGCTCCAGATGGATATGTTCCTGATGGATGGGTTCCTCCGGTTCAAAAGGCAGGAGTATCAAATAAAACTGAATATAATTTTACTCCAAAGGAAATGTTGAAAACTAAAGAATATTACTTCCTATTGATTATTTATACTTTTGCAAATATAGCGGGTTTAATGATTATTGGCCATGCGTCTCCTATTGGACAGCAGGTAGCTAAGTTAACACCGATTGAAGCAGGTTCAATTGTAAGTATACTAGCCATGGTAAATACAGCAGGAAGAATGTTCTGGGGAACTCTTTCTGATAAAATAGGCAGAGTTAAAGTTGTATTCATTATGTATTTAATAAGTGCAGCAACAATGTTTAGCATGAATTCCTTAGGTAGTTACTGGTTATATGCTTTAGGGGTAGCCCTTGTTGCATTTTGTTTTGGTGGTGCTATGGGTACATTTCCTTCGGTTGCAGCAGACTTTTATGGTGCTAAATATGTTGGTATGAATTATGGTTTTATATTTTTAGCTTATAGCTTAGGAGCTATTATAGGGCCAAGATTAGCTTCAGTTGTTGTTGAGAGCTCAGGTGGTAGCTATGAAATGGCATTTTTGATAACCGGTGGATTATGTACAATAGGGGCTGTTATGAGCCTATTTGCTAAGCCTCCTAAGGCACCTAATTTTATTGAGGAGAAAGTCCCTAGTTAA